The following is a genomic window from Candidatus Latescibacterota bacterium.
CACTGGAATGGACGGCAGCCATATGGCTGACCTTCTCCTGGAGAAGGGCTATGAAGTCTATGGTATGGAACGCCACCGGAGTTCTGGAAGTGATTACACCAACATTAGTCACATCCTGAACCAGATAACATTGCTGAAAGGTGACCTGGCCGATACTGCCTCTTTGATAAAGGTAGTGGAGCAAGCAGAGCCGGATGAGATATACAACTTCGCTGCTCAGTCCTTTGTTGGGGATAGTTGGCGAATGGCAGAATTTACGAGTAACGTTACAGGTCTTGGTGCACTGCGTCTGTTAGAGGTTATCAATGAGATAGCACCAGGTGCACGATTTGTTCAAGCCTCGACATCGGAGATGTTTGGTAAGCAGGAGGTCGATATCGCTGATGAGTCTACAGTATTTGCGCCCCAGAGTCCTTACGGGATTTCAAAAGTATTCGCTCATCACATGGTTGAAAATTACCGACAAGCGTATGGTTTGTTTGCCTGTGCGTCCATTTGCTTTAATCATGAATCAGAGCGCCGCGGCATTCAGTTCGTCACCCGTAAGATCACACACGGAGTGGCAAACATTTTTACGGGGCGTAAGAGTCATATTATGCTGGGCAATGTATTGCCTAGACGTGACTGGGGGTATGCTCCAGAATATGTTGAAGGCATCTGGCGTATGCTTCAGCAAGAAAGTCCCGACGATTATATATTAGCTACAGGAGAGTCACACTCTGTGGCAGACTTTGTCCGGGCTGCGTTCGCTGTGTTGGGTGTTGAGGATTGGAAACAATATGTCATGCAAGACGAACGTTTCATGCGCCCTGTTGAAGTGAACTATTTGCGCGGCAACGCACAGAAAGCAAAAGCTAACCTAGGCTGGGAGCCTACAACCAAGTTCGACGCGCTGGTCCGTAAGATGGTGGAGAATGATCTAACTTTATGTGATGAGAGGTACCATGCCTAACGCAATTTCTAAACCTAGAGTAACGTGTCGGCTATGTGGGCATCCGTTGACCACAATTTTATCCTTAGGTGATGTGTACCTAAATGATTTTGTGGATGAAGGGGATACAATCGTCAAGGCACCTCTTACGTTGGCGGTGTGCGACAGCTGTGACCTGGTACAGCTACAGGATACTCCTGATCTAGACAGACTGTATAGGCAGTACTGGTACAAGTCCAGTCTCAACAAGAGCATGGTTGCTGCCTTACAAGACATAGTTGACAGCATTGAACAGCGCGTGACACTGGTACCTGGTGATGTGGTTATAGATATTGGATGTAATGACGGTACCATGTTGTCACAATACACACTAGCTGACAAGTTGTACAGGATAGGGTTTGATCCGGCGTTGAACCTGGCTGACGAGGCACGGGAACATTGTGATAGGTTCTACGACACATACTTTGGTGACACTGATGTGGTACTCCCACAAGCAAAGGTGGTAACTACGATTGCTATGTTCTACGACCTAGAGGACCCACACACGTTTGTGGAACTGATACGAAGAGCTCTAG
Proteins encoded in this region:
- a CDS encoding GDP-mannose 4,6-dehydratase; translated protein: MRRALITGITGMDGSHMADLLLEKGYEVYGMERHRSSGSDYTNISHILNQITLLKGDLADTASLIKVVEQAEPDEIYNFAAQSFVGDSWRMAEFTSNVTGLGALRLLEVINEIAPGARFVQASTSEMFGKQEVDIADESTVFAPQSPYGISKVFAHHMVENYRQAYGLFACASICFNHESERRGIQFVTRKITHGVANIFTGRKSHIMLGNVLPRRDWGYAPEYVEGIWRMLQQESPDDYILATGESHSVADFVRAAFAVLGVEDWKQYVMQDERFMRPVEVNYLRGNAQKAKANLGWEPTTKFDALVRKMVENDLTLCDERYHA